The following coding sequences lie in one Myxococcus xanthus genomic window:
- a CDS encoding endonuclease domain-containing protein yields the protein MQPRLDAALLDSLDRHARRRAQGIATLSTLVGPPERALTVWTEWIHRRGLSVVIVDGDDVRAVVSAWAAALARERDLLGDAEAFVVRSQPPNRARTLQFRGKTAHQLQVLMEGLTPPQGQSATWELCRALLESPAPPPSGALPDAVSQAIARAPLPALQALMALVPAGSTPALRVRAGPSDFRALRTAAALCTAAPALTTGCVLAAEVLAEHLRREESHILAMLREGRLDLPEPELDEDTRELPDAAVASTRVRLQQEGSSEQVVALYDSAVRTIASAYRDANGRARSEAEKFLHARLQDHASTRGLFVLNGHVDPVGGGRRLEVDLLCTELNLAVEIDGYFHFRSPDGFRRDRRKDVALQCSGYWVVRFLADDVVTRLEEILETLDTLIATRRGEFTGKEASNGKR from the coding sequence TTGCAGCCACGACTGGATGCAGCGCTTCTCGACTCACTGGACCGGCATGCCCGGAGACGCGCGCAAGGCATTGCAACGCTGAGCACGCTCGTCGGGCCGCCGGAACGGGCGCTGACCGTCTGGACGGAGTGGATTCACCGCCGGGGGCTGAGTGTCGTCATCGTGGACGGGGATGACGTGCGCGCCGTCGTCTCCGCGTGGGCGGCGGCGCTCGCCAGGGAACGGGACCTGCTGGGTGACGCGGAGGCGTTCGTCGTTCGCTCCCAGCCGCCGAACCGGGCACGGACGCTCCAGTTCCGAGGCAAGACGGCGCACCAACTGCAGGTGTTGATGGAAGGCCTGACGCCCCCGCAGGGACAGTCCGCCACCTGGGAGCTGTGCCGGGCCCTGCTGGAGAGCCCGGCCCCGCCGCCGTCCGGTGCGCTTCCAGACGCGGTGAGCCAGGCCATTGCGCGCGCGCCGCTGCCGGCCCTCCAGGCGCTGATGGCATTGGTCCCCGCCGGAAGCACGCCGGCCCTGCGCGTGCGGGCCGGCCCCTCTGACTTCCGGGCGCTCCGCACCGCCGCGGCCCTGTGCACCGCGGCCCCCGCGCTCACGACGGGCTGCGTGCTCGCCGCCGAGGTACTCGCCGAGCACCTCCGGAGGGAGGAGTCCCACATCCTCGCCATGCTGCGGGAAGGCCGGCTGGACCTGCCCGAGCCAGAGCTCGACGAAGACACCCGCGAACTCCCCGATGCCGCGGTGGCGTCCACGCGCGTCCGGCTCCAGCAGGAAGGCTCGTCCGAACAGGTCGTCGCGCTCTACGACTCGGCGGTGCGCACCATCGCCTCGGCCTACCGGGACGCCAATGGCCGCGCCCGGAGCGAGGCGGAGAAGTTCCTGCACGCCCGGCTCCAGGACCATGCCTCCACTCGGGGCCTCTTCGTCCTCAATGGCCACGTGGACCCGGTCGGAGGTGGCCGGAGGCTGGAAGTGGACCTGCTCTGCACGGAGCTGAACCTGGCCGTGGAAATCGACGGCTACTTCCACTTCCGCAGCCCCGACGGCTTCCGCCGAGACCGGCGCAAGGACGTTGCGCTCCAGTGCTCGGGCTACTGGGTGGTCCGCTTCCTCGCGGACGACGTGGTGACGCGACTGGAAGAGATTCTTGAAACCCTCGACACGTTGATTGCCACCCGCAGGGGTGAGTTCACCGGGAAGGAAGCATCGAATGGGAAGCGCTGA
- a CDS encoding bifunctional 3-(3-hydroxy-phenyl)propionate/3-hydroxycinnamic acid hydroxylase yields MSADIEEVEVVIAGGGPVGVLTANLLGLQGVRVLVLEREAAPHGQPRAFSCDDEALRIYQAAGLLDALKPDLRQGRHVTFTGVGGQPIAQVQLGQVDFGYGHAPIWFFHQPLLEKALREGLSRFPAAELRTGTEVESLEQDGAGVTVRYRTSGARHGVRARYLVACDGGRSTVRALLGIPMEGRGGQEPWIAISGTVAEEDAPAECHVVCDPARPGFVGRGPLGRFRWEFRLRLGETGEEMTQPGTIRRLIGPYVNPDRVTVERAQLYSFHSVVAQRWRVGRTFLAGDAAHLLPPFMGQGLVSGLRDAANLAWKLAWVLQGRAPEALLDTYAVERRPHVRALLEATARLGSVFTARSTPMAWVRDTVLRGLQAVPAARRFVEGFRFKPAPAIEEGWLLGGRRSGRKAAEGSYLPQPRVRRASGEEHLLDDSLGSGFAVLSRGRSPGTEVARELAESLGARAVTVRSAGVPGLGDDSVEDHTGRLSEWFREHGADVAVVRPDRFVFGAVPLARMPELRAALGVEEV; encoded by the coding sequence ATGTCGGCCGACATCGAGGAAGTGGAGGTGGTCATCGCGGGAGGCGGGCCGGTGGGCGTGCTCACCGCCAACCTCCTGGGACTCCAGGGCGTGCGAGTGCTCGTCCTCGAACGGGAGGCCGCGCCGCATGGCCAACCCCGGGCCTTCTCCTGTGACGACGAGGCCCTGCGCATCTACCAGGCCGCGGGCCTGCTCGACGCGCTGAAGCCCGACCTGCGCCAGGGCCGGCACGTCACCTTCACCGGCGTGGGCGGCCAACCCATTGCCCAGGTCCAACTGGGCCAGGTGGACTTCGGTTACGGCCACGCGCCCATCTGGTTCTTCCACCAACCACTCCTGGAGAAGGCCCTGCGCGAGGGCCTCTCCCGCTTCCCCGCCGCCGAGCTGCGCACGGGCACCGAGGTGGAATCGCTGGAACAGGACGGCGCGGGCGTCACCGTGCGCTACCGCACGTCCGGTGCCCGGCACGGGGTGCGCGCCCGCTACCTGGTGGCCTGCGACGGCGGGCGGAGCACGGTGCGCGCGCTGCTGGGCATCCCCATGGAAGGACGCGGCGGCCAGGAGCCGTGGATTGCCATCTCCGGCACCGTGGCGGAGGAAGACGCACCCGCCGAATGTCATGTCGTCTGCGACCCGGCCCGCCCCGGCTTCGTGGGGCGCGGTCCCTTGGGGCGGTTCCGCTGGGAGTTCCGCCTGCGCCTGGGCGAGACGGGCGAGGAGATGACGCAGCCCGGCACGATTCGCCGCTTGATTGGGCCTTATGTGAATCCGGACCGGGTGACGGTGGAGCGCGCGCAGCTCTACAGCTTTCATTCGGTGGTGGCGCAGCGCTGGCGCGTGGGCCGCACCTTCCTGGCGGGAGACGCGGCCCACCTGTTGCCGCCCTTCATGGGTCAGGGCCTGGTGTCCGGACTGCGCGACGCGGCGAACCTCGCGTGGAAGCTGGCGTGGGTCCTCCAGGGCCGCGCCCCCGAGGCCCTGCTGGACACCTACGCCGTGGAGCGCCGCCCGCACGTGCGCGCCTTGCTGGAAGCCACCGCGAGACTGGGCTCCGTGTTCACCGCGCGCAGCACGCCCATGGCGTGGGTCCGGGACACCGTGCTCCGGGGCCTCCAGGCCGTTCCAGCCGCGCGCCGCTTCGTGGAGGGGTTCCGCTTCAAGCCGGCGCCCGCCATCGAGGAAGGCTGGCTGCTGGGCGGCCGCCGCTCGGGCCGGAAGGCCGCTGAAGGCAGCTACCTTCCCCAACCTCGCGTGCGGCGCGCGTCCGGTGAGGAGCACCTGCTGGACGACAGCCTGGGCTCCGGCTTCGCCGTGCTGAGCCGTGGCCGCAGCCCGGGGACGGAGGTGGCCCGCGAGCTGGCCGAGTCCCTGGGTGCCCGCGCCGTCACCGTGCGCTCCGCGGGTGTCCCGGGACTGGGCGACGACAGCGTGGAGGACCACACCGGCAGGCTGTCCGAGTGGTTCCGGGAGCACGGCGCCGACGTGGCCGTGGTGCGGCCGGACCGCTTCGTCTTCGGCGCGGTGCCCCTGGCCCGGATGCCCGAGCTGCGCGCGGCGCTGGGCGTGGAGGAAGTGTGA
- a CDS encoding SDR family oxidoreductase yields MRVLIPGISGGIARQLALHLHARGHQVAGIDTRPWPEANEAGIQVYRGDVRKRAAEDVFRRWRPEAVVHMATVTAFTVPGKERGRINLDGTKAVFDHCAAHGVKQVLFVGRHTFYGAAPDSPLYHSEDEPPRALEAIPELADLVAADLYAATALWRLPKITTAVLRLPYTLGAPGTGTLSSFLKGRRVPLVLGYDPLFHVLQEEDVVTALTLALEKQVRGLFNVAGPPPIPLSVIVRETGRTAVPLPAPLLSMLLGRAGLPRLSMGALDHLRFPIVVDNRRFLDATGFEYRHSVADSLRIYRESAPILPAGGQGR; encoded by the coding sequence ATGAGGGTGCTGATTCCAGGCATCTCCGGAGGCATTGCCCGCCAGCTCGCGCTGCACCTGCACGCGCGCGGACATCAGGTGGCGGGCATCGACACCCGCCCCTGGCCCGAGGCCAACGAGGCCGGCATCCAGGTCTACCGGGGCGACGTGCGCAAGCGCGCCGCGGAGGACGTCTTCCGCCGCTGGCGTCCCGAAGCCGTGGTGCACATGGCCACCGTCACCGCGTTCACGGTGCCGGGCAAGGAGCGTGGACGCATCAACCTGGACGGCACCAAGGCGGTGTTCGACCACTGCGCGGCCCACGGCGTGAAGCAGGTCCTCTTCGTGGGGCGGCACACCTTCTACGGCGCGGCGCCGGACTCGCCGCTGTACCACTCCGAGGACGAGCCACCCCGCGCGCTGGAGGCCATTCCGGAGCTGGCGGACCTGGTGGCCGCCGACCTGTACGCGGCCACCGCGCTGTGGCGCCTGCCGAAGATAACGACGGCCGTGCTGCGGCTGCCCTACACGCTGGGGGCTCCCGGCACCGGCACGCTGTCCTCCTTCCTCAAGGGCCGTCGCGTACCGCTGGTGCTCGGGTACGACCCGCTGTTCCACGTCCTCCAGGAGGAAGACGTGGTGACGGCGTTGACGCTGGCGCTGGAGAAGCAGGTCCGGGGCCTCTTCAACGTGGCGGGCCCTCCGCCGATTCCGCTGTCCGTCATCGTCCGGGAGACGGGTCGCACGGCGGTGCCATTGCCCGCGCCGCTCCTGTCGATGCTGCTGGGCCGGGCGGGCCTCCCCCGCCTGTCGATGGGCGCACTGGACCACCTGCGCTTCCCCATCGTCGTGGACAACCGCCGCTTCCTGGACGCCACGGGCTTCGAATATCGCCACAGCGTGGCGGACTCGCTGCGCATCTACCGCGAATCCGCGCCCATCCTCCCCGCGGGCGGCCAAGGACGTTAG